One part of the Mesomycoplasma conjunctivae genome encodes these proteins:
- a CDS encoding Mbov_0400 family ICE element protein has protein sequence METKFKPFMPIKSITFDTLGQDIDSHPVIIIHNMDGLELFYIKSRTAIDENGQLKKPTEGEILIKKSKNRNALFKNDSYLDCSQLFRIQELDYDDLIHNNKKLQFTKTTQLSYEDVLRIFDKIDELIKKIPPYIALSDVSYDRNTNKIQSDLLYASNKHLDGDLKYLLENNKLSSSEIQTWTNYVQNIKNSKNLEGIEIVSKALKKAKRDYNGEMVVEPLADWIEKNKLIEKGKTTKDIILEHNSLFNQGKKIAARPIGIYDVGVINYFAFADCKIKKNDLKFAHDEFDKISILGLDFEQFKSMHTSWDGQPLFNFNWLEQEFKLFMEKEESYNKYVEELKAKSKTRKMKM, from the coding sequence ATGGAAACAAAATTTAAACCTTTTATGCCAATAAAATCAATAACTTTTGATACATTAGGACAAGATATAGACAGTCATCCTGTTATTATAATTCATAACATGGATGGTCTTGAATTATTTTATATCAAATCAAGAACAGCAATAGATGAAAATGGCCAACTTAAAAAACCTACAGAAGGTGAAATTTTAATTAAAAAAAGCAAGAATCGTAATGCTCTTTTCAAGAATGATTCATATTTAGATTGTTCACAATTATTTAGAATTCAAGAATTAGATTATGATGATTTAATTCACAACAACAAAAAATTACAATTTACAAAAACAACTCAACTCTCATATGAAGATGTCTTAAGAATATTTGACAAAATAGATGAATTAATAAAAAAAATCCCACCATATATTGCTTTAAGTGATGTAAGTTATGATCGAAATACAAATAAAATTCAATCAGATTTACTATATGCTTCCAACAAACATTTAGATGGCGATTTGAAGTATCTATTAGAAAATAACAAATTATCTAGTTCAGAAATCCAAACTTGAACAAATTATGTACAAAATATAAAAAATAGTAAAAATTTAGAAGGCATAGAAATTGTCTCAAAAGCTCTCAAAAAAGCTAAGCGAGATTATAATGGTGAAATGGTAGTAGAGCCTCTAGCTGATTGAATAGAGAAAAACAAATTAATAGAAAAAGGTAAAACTACCAAAGATATTATTCTTGAACACAATTCATTATTTAATCAAGGTAAAAAAATAGCTGCTAGACCTATTGGTATTTATGATGTAGGAGTGATAAACTATTTTGCTTTTGCTGATTGTAAAATTAAGAAAAATGATTTAAAGTTTGCACATGATGAATTTGATAAAATTTCTATATTAGGTTTAGATTTTGAACAATTTAAATCAATGCATACAAGCTGAGATGGACAACCTTTATTCAATTTTAATTGGCTAGAGCAAGAATTTAAATTGTTTATGGAAAAAGAAGAGTCATACAACAAATATGTTGAAGAATTAAAAGCTAAATCTAAGACAAGAAAAATGAAAATGTAA
- the dnaB gene encoding replicative DNA helicase has translation METKFKPLKMSNHRYNAPDIERIILTYFLRRPDKVHRYINLLSEEDFSDKQLSIIFLAIKKLMNNNGSFSVELLIEHLRSYGKLELIGGLPTIANLSKSFLVFDNTIEQYIKIVTEKTALRNLKKLLEESLKNIDNSTLSSSELSSHLQSQINQINYANTSDNFTSVSSVSSEILDYLVQNRNRDSFKGLSTGYTNIDNTTSGLQPGELIILAARPSVGKTAFALNIARNVCANKKSVLFFSLEMSDKDLVTRILSLETNIDSSLFKTPKYLKEEQFEIITSAINHQIANYQMLINDSGSINIDDIYWQVWKRFKNNEKFDLIILDYLQLINSSQKQRSDSRQVEVSIISRKLKQLARDVNVPIIALSQLSRSVEKREDKLPMLSDLRESGAIEQDADIVAFLYRADYYNKQKGSEEISDDSPTQLRIAKNRSGPTGILDFIFIPRQGLFVEQEWNGDSDE, from the coding sequence ATGGAAACAAAATTTAAACCTTTAAAGATGAGTAACCATCGTTATAACGCTCCAGATATTGAAAGAATCATCCTTACATATTTTTTGCGTCGACCAGATAAGGTTCACCGCTATATTAATTTGTTAAGTGAAGAAGATTTTAGTGATAAGCAATTATCAATTATCTTTCTTGCAATCAAGAAATTGATGAATAATAATGGTTCTTTTAGTGTCGAACTTTTAATTGAGCATCTTAGAAGCTATGGAAAATTAGAATTAATTGGTGGCCTTCCCACAATTGCTAATTTATCAAAATCTTTTTTAGTCTTTGACAATACAATTGAGCAATATATCAAAATTGTAACTGAGAAGACAGCTTTGCGTAATTTGAAAAAATTACTTGAAGAAAGCTTGAAAAATATAGATAATTCAACACTTTCAAGCTCTGAGTTGAGCTCCCATTTGCAATCACAAATTAACCAAATTAATTACGCCAACACTAGTGATAATTTCACCAGTGTCTCAAGTGTTTCTAGCGAAATCCTAGATTATTTAGTTCAAAATCGCAATCGCGATTCTTTCAAAGGTTTATCTACCGGATATACAAATATTGATAATACCACTTCTGGGTTACAGCCTGGTGAGCTAATAATTTTGGCTGCCCGTCCTTCAGTGGGTAAAACCGCTTTTGCCCTCAACATTGCAAGAAATGTTTGTGCTAATAAAAAATCAGTTTTATTTTTCTCATTGGAAATGTCTGATAAAGATTTAGTTACAAGAATTTTATCGCTTGAGACCAACATCGACTCTAGTTTATTTAAAACACCAAAATATTTAAAAGAGGAACAATTTGAAATTATTACAAGTGCTATTAATCACCAAATTGCTAATTATCAAATGCTCATCAATGATTCAGGTTCAATAAATATCGACGATATTTATTGACAAGTTTGAAAACGTTTTAAAAATAATGAAAAATTTGATTTAATTATTTTAGACTATCTGCAATTAATCAATTCAAGCCAAAAACAAAGAAGTGATTCTAGACAAGTCGAAGTTTCAATCATTTCTAGAAAGCTCAAACAACTAGCTCGTGATGTCAATGTGCCCATCATTGCACTTTCACAACTATCAAGAAGTGTTGAAAAACGTGAGGATAAATTGCCAATGCTCTCTGATTTACGTGAATCGGGAGCTATCGAACAAGACGCCGATATTGTCGCCTTTTTATATCGAGCTGATTACTACAATAAACAAAAAGGTAGCGAAGAAATAAGCGATGACTCGCCAACACAATTGCGAATTGCCAAAAATCGAAGTGGTCCAACAGGTATTCTTGACTTTATTTTTATCCCTCGTCAAGGACTTTTTGTCGAACAAGAATGAAATGGTGATAGCGATGAATAA
- a CDS encoding Mbov_0400 family ICE element protein, with protein METKFKPFMPIKSITFDTLGQDIDSHPVIIIHNMDGLELFYIKSRTAIDENGQLKKPTEGEILIKKSKNRNALFKNDSYLDCSQLFRIQELDYDDLIHNNKKLQFTKTTQLSYEDVLRIFEKIGQLIEKIPPYIALSDVSYDRNTNKIQSDLLYASDKHLNEDLRFLFKTKKLSSSEIQTWTNYVENIKNSKNLEGVEIVSKALEKAIWDYDDEMVTQPLARWIEENQLIEKGKTTKDIILEHNSLFNQGKKIAARPIGIYDVAVINSFAFAASKIEKNDLKFARWEFSQISRLGLGFKQFKSMHTNWDGQPLFDFRWLEKEFELFMEKEELYNKRIEELKAKSKARKMKM; from the coding sequence ATGGAAACAAAATTTAAACCTTTTATGCCGATAAAATCAATAACTTTTGATACATTAGGACAAGATATAGACAGTCATCCTGTTATTATAATTCATAACATGGATGGTCTTGAATTATTTTATATCAAATCAAGAACAGCAATAGATGAAAATGGCCAACTTAAAAAACCTACAGAAGGTGAAATTTTAATTAAAAAAAGCAAGAATCGTAATGCTCTTTTCAAGAATGATTCATATTTAGATTGCTCACAATTATTTAGAATTCAAGAATTAGATTATGATGATTTAATTCACAACAACAAAAAATTACAATTTACAAAAACAACTCAACTCTCATATGAAGATGTCTTAAGGATATTTGAAAAAATAGGTCAATTAATAGAAAAAATCCCACCATATATTGCTTTAAGTGATGTGAGTTATGATCGAAATACAAATAAAATTCAATCAGATTTGTTATATGCTTCCGACAAACATTTAAATGAAGATTTACGTTTTTTGTTTAAAACTAAGAAATTATCTAGTTCAGAAATCCAAACTTGAACTAATTATGTAGAAAATATAAAAAATAGTAAAAATTTAGAAGGTGTAGAAATTGTCTCAAAAGCTCTTGAAAAAGCTATATGGGATTATGATGATGAAATGGTAACACAACCTCTAGCAAGATGAATAGAGGAAAACCAATTAATAGAAAAAGGGAAAACTACCAAGGATATTATTCTTGAACACAATTCATTATTTAATCAAGGAAAAAAAATAGCTGCTAGACCTATTGGTATTTATGATGTAGCTGTGATAAACTCTTTTGCTTTTGCTGCTTCTAAAATTGAGAAAAATGATTTAAAGTTTGCACGTTGAGAGTTTAGCCAAATTTCTAGATTAGGTTTAGGTTTTAAACAATTTAAATCAATGCATACAAACTGAGATGGACAACCTTTGTTTGATTTTCGTTGGTTAGAAAAAGAATTTGAATTGTTTATGGAAAAAGAAGAGTTATACAACAAACGTATTGAAGAATTAAAAGCTAAATCTAAGGCAAGAAAAATGAAAATGTAA
- a CDS encoding ParA family protein produces MKTIAFANNKGGVLKTSLTTNYVAVLSKKGKKILIIDSDNQNSVLSSFGKQNTAEKIGLYNLVFENANISDAITNVYENIDVIPSGKKWNTHDSEMVQRIINQDPFKRLSEIINEIKKLHQYDYILFDTEPAKSSNTFSVLLASDEVIIPFTLEFYGIRGMVEMNDYIEKAKKGNPKLKIKAMVGTKTNARSKVEKMIREQAKKLPEPGLCLISIPNSISGINSISLKKLPVYLTSKNKLSQAYENLVNLLEFNIKDK; encoded by the coding sequence ATGAAAACTATAGCTTTTGCAAATAACAAGGGAGGTGTTTTAAAAACTTCTTTAACAACTAACTATGTTGCTGTATTATCTAAAAAAGGTAAAAAAATTTTAATTATTGACTCAGACAATCAAAATAGTGTTTTATCTAGTTTTGGTAAACAAAATACAGCAGAAAAAATAGGGTTATATAATTTAGTTTTTGAAAATGCTAATATTTCTGATGCTATTACAAATGTTTATGAAAATATAGATGTAATACCATCTGGTAAAAAATGAAACACACATGATAGCGAGATGGTTCAAAGAATAATAAATCAAGATCCATTTAAACGTTTAAGTGAAATAATAAATGAAATAAAAAAATTACATCAATATGATTACATTTTATTTGACACAGAACCTGCTAAATCATCTAATACATTTTCAGTGTTGTTGGCATCTGATGAAGTAATAATACCTTTTACACTTGAATTTTATGGTATTAGAGGGATGGTAGAAATGAATGATTATATAGAAAAAGCTAAAAAAGGAAATCCTAAATTAAAAATAAAAGCTATGGTAGGAACTAAAACCAATGCTAGAAGTAAAGTAGAAAAAATGATAAGAGAGCAAGCAAAAAAACTACCTGAACCTGGACTTTGTTTAATTTCCATTCCCAATTCTATATCAGGAATCAACTCAATATCTTTAAAAAAATTACCAGTTTATTTAACTAGTAAAAACAAGTTATCTCAAGCTTATGAAAATTTAGTTAATTTATTAGAATTTAATATTAAGGACAAATAA
- a CDS encoding Mbov_0401 family ICE element transposase-like protein: MEITSLIQTYKENGIFFTKEQKNRYIQKLKQIIELEENKFRDSYSVRPDVYSHGQIKRKIITDYGAIWVYVYRYYKWVAKIDDYGEVNGRKKDVFYSDFFTNLVSKGKNIVNNLKEKVIQLSLEVKQTESIARLLGKVISASSINLILRELEINSNLTVQDFSSLAKDQDTIYMAVDDAFNKVRYGTKTPISTCTRMMVLYLLDDKKKIVGKTNILEIKKIREIKNKPTVLAQIVLKTIQNVYKKKLKIIIFGDGAKWIKNLAKSLNAKYILDKYHLVKKASDLVSFKNNNSLNKKLFSINNQPKIYWILKDLLEKQSLFEVIFFMQTIQKNLKEFWKNNLYDSTRILKKINEIGKFIHYIKFNYEAIQNVYSNLNTGSNTESLMAHLIKKSTKFKRVIFSEKRFKNNLVIHHFVQDVNLFLI, from the coding sequence ATGGAAATTACTAGTTTAATTCAAACATATAAAGAAAATGGTATTTTTTTTACAAAAGAACAAAAAAATAGATATATTCAAAAATTAAAACAAATAATTGAATTGGAAGAAAACAAATTTAGAGACTCATATTCAGTTAGGCCAGATGTTTACTCACATGGTCAAATTAAAAGAAAAATAATAACAGACTATGGAGCTATCTGAGTTTATGTATATAGATACTACAAGTGAGTGGCAAAAATAGACGACTATGGTGAAGTAAATGGTAGAAAAAAAGATGTTTTTTACTCAGATTTTTTTACTAATTTAGTCTCTAAAGGAAAAAATATTGTTAATAACTTAAAAGAAAAAGTAATACAGCTTTCATTAGAAGTCAAACAAACAGAGTCAATAGCTCGACTATTAGGCAAAGTAATTTCTGCTAGCTCTATTAATCTAATACTAAGAGAACTAGAGATAAACTCCAATTTAACTGTACAAGACTTTTCAAGTTTAGCTAAAGATCAAGATACTATTTACATGGCTGTTGATGATGCCTTTAATAAAGTGAGATATGGTACTAAAACACCAATTTCAACTTGCACTAGAATGATGGTTTTATACTTATTAGATGATAAGAAAAAAATTGTTGGTAAAACAAATATTTTAGAAATTAAGAAGATAAGAGAAATTAAAAATAAACCAACTGTTTTAGCTCAAATTGTTTTAAAAACAATTCAAAATGTATATAAGAAAAAATTAAAAATTATTATTTTTGGTGATGGCGCTAAATGGATAAAAAATTTAGCTAAATCTTTAAATGCTAAATATATTTTGGATAAATATCATCTAGTTAAAAAAGCATCTGATTTAGTTTCTTTCAAGAACAACAACAGCTTAAATAAAAAATTATTTTCTATTAATAACCAACCTAAAATTTATTGGATCTTAAAAGATTTACTAGAAAAGCAAAGTTTATTTGAAGTTATTTTTTTTATGCAAACCATCCAAAAAAATTTAAAAGAATTTTGAAAAAACAACCTTTATGATTCAACTAGAATTTTGAAAAAAATTAACGAAATAGGCAAGTTTATTCACTATATAAAATTCAATTATGAAGCAATACAAAATGTTTATTCAAACCTAAATACCGGTTCCAATACAGAATCATTAATGGCTCATTTAATCAAAAAAAGTACTAAATTTAAACGAGTAATTTTTAGTGAAAAACGATTTAAAAACAACCTAGTTATTCATCATTTTGTACAGGATGTTAACCTATTTTTGATTTAA
- a CDS encoding HNH endonuclease — translation MSKTTISPEQREEIWKKYFGNEKSGKDFAGRNFKKNQQTWNIDHIIPKALDDKIDWQGLGIEIKDLENLQPVHKNTNKEKKDKTTFEIKTSSKKKEFTIFFNTKFKEEKQKDMNAFLLKVAELDFNTAPGNEHWEKIDNYFLFDKKAEDKSEKSTTTLKNYFDSIMKIENESIFEHHYISLNFLDSNFFKTFQQINLIFKEKKNNFNYNFYKVAENDKLFFTFSLPMLKIEEIFKILYKIHDIDKTNNSIIKFFLWSFKCKNKQDFLDFQIKDFNNQLEEFSRWDFKDEPKHSYVVDQHFYNLLSNEAKFDKINDQWYKFNLESEASNLENK, via the coding sequence ATGTCTAAAACTACAATAAGTCCGGAACAACGAGAAGAAATTTGAAAAAAATATTTTGGTAATGAAAAAAGCGGAAAAGATTTTGCAGGTAGGAATTTTAAAAAAAACCAACAAACTTGAAATATAGATCATATAATTCCAAAGGCGCTTGATGACAAAATAGATTGGCAAGGTTTGGGAATTGAAATAAAAGACTTAGAAAATTTACAACCCGTTCATAAAAACACAAATAAAGAAAAAAAGGATAAAACTACCTTTGAAATTAAAACAAGCAGTAAGAAGAAAGAATTTACAATTTTTTTTAATACTAAGTTTAAAGAAGAAAAACAAAAAGATATGAATGCTTTTTTACTAAAAGTAGCAGAACTAGACTTTAATACAGCACCTGGTAATGAACATTGAGAAAAAATTGATAACTACTTTTTATTTGATAAAAAAGCAGAAGACAAAAGCGAAAAATCAACAACCACACTTAAAAATTATTTTGATTCAATTATGAAGATAGAAAATGAATCAATTTTTGAACACCACTATATAAGTTTAAATTTTTTAGATTCTAATTTTTTTAAAACTTTTCAGCAAATTAATTTAATTTTCAAAGAGAAAAAAAATAATTTTAATTATAATTTTTACAAAGTTGCAGAAAATGATAAATTATTTTTTACCTTCTCATTACCCATGCTAAAAATTGAAGAAATTTTTAAAATACTATATAAAATTCATGATATTGATAAAACTAATAATTCTATAATTAAATTTTTTCTATGAAGTTTTAAATGCAAAAATAAACAAGATTTTTTAGATTTCCAAATCAAAGACTTTAATAACCAACTAGAAGAGTTTTCAAGGTGAGATTTCAAAGATGAACCTAAGCACTCATATGTGGTTGACCAACATTTTTATAATTTATTAAGCAATGAAGCTAAATTTGATAAAATTAATGATCAGTGATATAAATTCAACCTTGAAAGTGAAGCAAGTAATTTAGAGAATAAATAA
- a CDS encoding TIGR00282 family metallophosphoesterase: MKKAKILFVGDIFGQPGINFFEKELARLKKEHNFDLVIVQAENITGRKGLNKSDYQYLQKVGVDVFTIGNHVWFNPEINLFINNKDIVRPLNIAQHYQGHGTTVIEKNGKTFRVTSLLGITFNKLNKPWQEEEADNFFDAIDKVVYQDESDFHIVDFHAETTSEKNILGIYLNGKVSAVVGTHTHVQTSDARVMSHGTLFITDVGMTGPSNDAIGVKFLDVYKKMRYAKNSKFTTSKNKCQFNAVILELSNPMSQQKITPIYSYEE; the protein is encoded by the coding sequence ATGAAAAAAGCAAAAATTTTGTTTGTAGGTGACATTTTTGGTCAGCCAGGGATTAACTTTTTTGAAAAAGAGTTAGCACGTCTTAAAAAAGAACACAATTTTGATTTAGTAATTGTTCAAGCTGAAAACATCACTGGTAGAAAAGGTCTTAATAAATCTGATTATCAATATTTACAAAAAGTTGGAGTTGATGTTTTTACTATTGGTAATCATGTCTGATTTAATCCAGAAATTAACCTCTTTATTAATAATAAAGATATCGTTAGACCTTTAAATATTGCTCAACATTATCAAGGACATGGTACCACCGTGATTGAAAAAAATGGCAAAACTTTTCGTGTTACCAGTTTGTTAGGAATTACCTTTAATAAACTAAATAAGCCTTGACAAGAAGAAGAGGCGGATAATTTTTTTGATGCAATTGACAAAGTTGTCTACCAAGATGAATCAGATTTTCATATTGTTGATTTTCATGCAGAGACTACCAGCGAAAAAAATATTTTAGGAATTTACTTAAATGGTAAAGTCTCAGCGGTAGTAGGAACTCACACCCATGTGCAAACAAGCGATGCAAGAGTGATGTCGCATGGAACACTTTTCATTACAGATGTTGGCATGACAGGTCCTAGTAATGATGCAATCGGAGTTAAATTTTTAGATGTTTATAAAAAAATGCGTTATGCAAAAAACTCCAAATTTACTACATCTAAAAATAAATGTCAATTTAATGCTGTTATTTTAGAATTATCCAATCCTATGAGTCAGCAAAAAATTACACCAATTTATTCCTACGAGGAATAA
- the metK gene encoding methionine adenosyltransferase: MEFLSKKLSIAESVGKGHPDKICDQISDAILDNILKQDSNARVAIETMASNRLIIIAGEIKTHSYVDFVQIAWNIVKSLGYSENDFTIISNVNSQSADIAQGVDKESGLIGAGDQGIVYGYASKETTSYMPLAHTIAHELLKLAEKLRVSGDFLWAKADMKSQVEIDFSNQKPKINKIIMSVQHDANYDHQLFVSFIKEKIMKKVAVSFGLNTDFETLINTTGKFVIGGPIGDTGLTGRKIIIDSYGDRAHHGGGAFSGKDYTKVDRSGAYAARWVAKNLVAAGVADEIEVQLSYAIGLPEPTSIAISQSGERLFEESKLIDVVKKVFNLSVVNVINELGLKAPIYQQTATYGHFGRDDLNLPWESLNKVDKIKQLLNIK; this comes from the coding sequence ATGGAATTTTTATCAAAGAAATTATCAATAGCTGAATCGGTAGGAAAAGGTCATCCAGACAAAATTTGTGATCAAATTAGTGACGCTATTTTAGATAATATTTTAAAGCAAGACTCAAATGCTAGGGTCGCAATTGAAACTATGGCATCTAATAGATTAATTATTATTGCCGGTGAAATTAAAACACATTCATATGTAGATTTTGTTCAAATTGCTTGAAATATAGTAAAATCTCTTGGCTACAGCGAAAATGATTTTACAATTATTTCAAATGTTAATTCACAGAGTGCCGATATTGCTCAAGGTGTTGACAAAGAGAGTGGGCTTATAGGAGCTGGTGATCAAGGAATTGTTTATGGTTATGCCTCTAAAGAAACAACTTCTTATATGCCACTTGCTCATACAATAGCTCATGAACTATTAAAATTAGCAGAAAAACTACGTGTCAGCGGTGATTTTCTCTGAGCAAAAGCTGATATGAAATCACAAGTAGAAATTGATTTTAGTAATCAAAAACCTAAAATCAATAAAATTATTATGTCGGTTCAACACGATGCTAATTATGATCATCAACTTTTTGTTAGCTTCATAAAAGAGAAAATTATGAAAAAAGTAGCAGTTAGTTTTGGACTAAATACAGATTTTGAAACCCTTATTAACACAACTGGTAAATTTGTCATTGGTGGTCCAATAGGCGATACTGGCTTAACTGGTAGAAAAATTATTATTGATTCTTATGGTGATCGTGCACATCATGGTGGTGGTGCTTTTAGTGGTAAAGATTATACCAAAGTTGATCGCTCGGGAGCATACGCTGCGCGCTGAGTTGCTAAAAATTTAGTAGCTGCGGGTGTAGCTGATGAAATTGAGGTACAACTATCTTATGCAATTGGTCTACCAGAGCCAACATCTATTGCTATTAGTCAATCAGGAGAACGCCTCTTTGAAGAATCAAAACTTATTGATGTTGTCAAAAAAGTATTTAATTTGAGTGTAGTAAATGTTATTAATGAGTTAGGACTTAAAGCTCCTATTTACCAACAAACCGCTACATATGGACACTTTGGAAGAGATGATTTAAACTTACCTTGAGAGAGCTTAAATAAGGTAGACAAAATAAAACAATTATTAAATATAAAATAA
- a CDS encoding ABC transporter permease produces MSFWKKILKFKEKDHQSKNKDLVNNATNEASDMLEKHENKTTNNEAESQVEDSIDFDDFIFEDHDAFNSNNLSKSEDEIILEDSDLGLNDNKDIIKPENIDSYNWELDKKNKKKKFNFWNKIKHDNKEIKIELDKTEQEFVEKISKIKSIDSLSEIDDNMDYRTKINVWSNNFKVLNQDILSNLEISNKNPKPNTLETFWNKMSFLSQSVYKTIVILMVSLIWFVFWSAIGGFEKYSIWQYSVYILSLVGFLFIVEIAIYINNVKNKGHSNRLINYYLANGVFTLLNYLIRILFLFTPFFVNKFIQIESTDPGVNQLIGKLSVATSAPSLSLFFASIFYVPVHWNQIFRKVIISTGIIHIFSHLYLLKNYKNNPSEIVYQRLRDNWVRLRKVYHKPLGIGYHPEFIRVMSEIKSNLHLSIEDQKQLLNSIKKVIIEDLRK; encoded by the coding sequence ATGAGTTTTTGAAAAAAAATATTAAAATTTAAAGAGAAAGATCATCAATCAAAAAACAAAGATCTAGTCAACAATGCTACAAATGAGGCTTCTGATATGCTTGAAAAACATGAGAACAAAACTACCAATAATGAAGCTGAGAGTCAAGTAGAAGACAGTATAGATTTTGATGATTTTATTTTTGAAGATCATGACGCTTTCAATTCTAATAATTTATCAAAAAGCGAAGACGAGATAATTCTAGAGGATTCAGATTTAGGACTAAATGATAATAAAGATATTATCAAACCTGAGAATATCGATTCTTATAATTGAGAATTAGATAAAAAAAATAAGAAAAAAAAATTTAATTTTTGAAATAAAATTAAGCATGACAACAAAGAAATAAAGATAGAACTTGATAAAACAGAGCAAGAATTTGTTGAAAAAATTTCCAAAATTAAATCCATTGATTCTCTAAGTGAAATTGATGATAACATGGACTATCGTACTAAAATTAATGTCTGATCTAATAATTTTAAGGTTTTAAATCAAGATATTTTATCAAATTTAGAAATATCTAATAAAAATCCTAAACCAAATACCTTAGAAACTTTTTGAAATAAAATGTCTTTTTTATCCCAATCTGTTTATAAAACAATTGTTATTCTTATGGTTTCATTAATATGGTTTGTGTTTTGATCAGCAATTGGTGGATTTGAAAAGTATAGCATTTGACAATATAGTGTATATATTTTGTCATTAGTTGGATTTTTATTTATTGTAGAAATTGCCATTTACATAAATAATGTTAAAAATAAAGGTCACTCAAACCGTCTTATAAATTATTACTTGGCAAATGGTGTTTTTACATTATTAAATTATCTAATTCGTATTTTATTTCTTTTTACACCGTTTTTTGTCAATAAGTTTATTCAAATTGAAAGCACTGATCCTGGAGTTAACCAACTTATTGGAAAATTATCGGTAGCAACTAGTGCACCATCACTATCACTATTTTTTGCTTCTATATTTTATGTTCCAGTACATTGAAACCAAATTTTTCGCAAGGTTATAATTAGCACCGGAATTATCCATATCTTTTCACATCTGTATTTATTGAAAAACTACAAAAATAATCCTAGCGAAATAGTTTACCAAAGACTTCGTGACAACTGAGTAAGATTACGAAAAGTCTACCACAAACCTTTAGGAATCGGATATCATCCAGAATTTATTAGGGTAATGAGTGAAATAAAATCCAATTTACATTTGAGCATTGAAGATCAAAAACAGCTATTAAATTCAATTAAAAAAGTAATCATTGAAGATTTAAGAAAATAA
- the rsmI gene encoding 16S rRNA (cytidine(1402)-2'-O)-methyltransferase, whose protein sequence is MTKKITLVSTPIGNLKDISLRALDTLRDSDIILCEDTRVSQKLLNHYQINNKKLISYHKFNEYKMLDLIDNYLNQGLQICLISDAGVPTISDPGQILVNWAHENDIEVDIIPGANALISAFALSGYKGSFYFGGFLDSKKQQIIKQISLLDPKVSYIFYISPFKLVYTLEIIRDLYGEEIDIFLIKEITKIYQKYYRGTPDKILNNLSAPKGEFTIILKLKEKKSIKKNKYEQFSKVK, encoded by the coding sequence ATGACTAAAAAAATCACACTAGTCTCTACTCCAATTGGCAATTTAAAAGACATCTCACTTCGAGCTCTTGATACTCTCAGAGATAGTGATATTATTTTATGTGAGGATACAAGAGTATCCCAAAAACTGCTTAATCACTATCAAATCAATAATAAAAAATTAATTTCTTACCATAAATTTAATGAATACAAAATGCTTGATTTAATAGATAACTACTTAAACCAAGGTTTACAAATTTGCCTAATAAGTGATGCCGGTGTACCAACTATTAGCGATCCAGGGCAAATTTTGGTTAATTGAGCTCATGAAAATGATATTGAGGTAGACATAATTCCAGGCGCAAATGCATTAATAAGCGCATTTGCACTCTCAGGATATAAAGGGAGCTTTTATTTTGGTGGTTTTTTAGATTCAAAAAAACAACAAATTATTAAACAAATTAGCCTTTTAGATCCTAAAGTAAGTTATATTTTTTATATTTCACCTTTTAAACTTGTTTATACTTTAGAAATTATCAGGGATCTCTATGGGGAAGAAATTGATATCTTTTTAATCAAAGAAATTACTAAAATTTATCAAAAATATTACCGTGGTACTCCAGATAAAATTTTGAATAATTTGAGTGCTCCTAAAGGAGAATTTACAATTATTTTAAAATTAAAGGAAAAAAAGAGTATAAAAAAGAACAAATATGAACAATTTTCGAAAGTAAAATAA